Proteins co-encoded in one Streptomyces roseochromogenus subsp. oscitans DS 12.976 genomic window:
- a CDS encoding type II toxin-antitoxin system HipA family toxin, giving the protein MQPDATASVFLGERRVGILGYHKGNTWFDYTDLSPDHPVLGQGFEQDPRKRRSGSGSVPEWFANLLPEVGSGLRQLVATELGKRRLHDFALLCHLGEDLPGAVRVVPNASLDGLPDHDAEDECAHDHGLRFSLAGVQPKFSMRHDGKALVLPATGSGGDWIVKLPDERFPDVPANEFAMLEWVRRAGIDVPEAELVRGGDLRNLPEGAIQPGALALAVRRFDRTEAGRVHQEDFAQVREVSAEAKYNKATYEGIGRVIRAVCPAEDAVEYLRRLVAIVVMGNSDAHLKNWTLRYPEGKQARLSPAYDLVCVTAYPKTQADPNLAFPLGGTVKSELITSEHFRKIAPALQLSESQVISTLQETVDALASSWADVKRECPVPLFVTDTVDKRLKGLPLVRR; this is encoded by the coding sequence ATGCAACCTGACGCGACCGCTTCGGTTTTCCTGGGGGAACGCCGAGTAGGCATTCTCGGCTATCACAAGGGAAACACCTGGTTCGACTACACCGATCTCAGCCCCGACCATCCGGTCCTGGGCCAGGGTTTCGAGCAGGACCCGCGCAAGCGGCGCTCCGGAAGCGGAAGCGTTCCGGAATGGTTCGCCAACCTGCTTCCGGAGGTCGGTAGCGGCCTGCGGCAGTTGGTGGCCACGGAACTGGGCAAACGCCGGCTCCATGACTTCGCCCTGCTGTGCCACCTCGGCGAGGATCTTCCCGGTGCGGTGCGCGTGGTCCCCAACGCCTCGCTCGATGGACTGCCCGATCACGATGCGGAGGACGAGTGCGCCCATGACCACGGGCTGCGCTTCTCGCTGGCTGGTGTGCAACCGAAGTTCTCCATGCGCCATGACGGCAAGGCTTTGGTGCTCCCGGCTACCGGCAGCGGCGGGGACTGGATCGTGAAGCTGCCCGACGAGCGTTTTCCCGACGTGCCGGCCAATGAGTTCGCCATGCTGGAGTGGGTGCGCAGAGCCGGAATCGATGTGCCCGAGGCTGAGCTGGTCAGGGGCGGCGATCTGCGCAACTTGCCAGAGGGCGCGATCCAGCCCGGCGCGCTCGCCCTTGCGGTGCGCCGGTTCGACCGCACCGAGGCCGGGCGGGTCCATCAGGAGGACTTCGCGCAAGTACGAGAGGTGTCGGCGGAGGCCAAGTACAACAAGGCCACATACGAGGGCATCGGCAGGGTGATCAGGGCCGTGTGTCCGGCCGAGGACGCCGTCGAGTACCTGCGGCGCCTGGTCGCCATCGTCGTCATGGGAAACTCAGACGCGCATTTGAAGAACTGGACCCTCCGCTATCCAGAAGGTAAGCAGGCACGGCTCTCTCCTGCCTACGATCTGGTCTGCGTCACCGCCTATCCCAAGACTCAGGCCGACCCGAATCTCGCTTTCCCCTTGGGCGGCACCGTCAAATCCGAACTGATCACCTCCGAGCATTTCCGAAAGATCGCTCCTGCACTCCAGCTGTCCGAGAGCCAAGTGATCAGCACGCTTCAGGAAACCGTGGACGCCTTGGCTTCGTCGTGGGCCGATGTGAAGCGTGAGTGCCCCGTCCCGCTCTTTGTCACTGACACCGTCGACAAGAGGCTGAAGGGCCTGCCGCTCGTGCGTCGCTGA
- a CDS encoding carbohydrate-binding module family 20 domain-containing protein yields MSRHRPPGVLRRSATAAAAGALALAGAIALPAPAAQADTTAKGDVIANLWEWNWDSVAAECTNILGPTGYGAVQVAPPEESLKQSSYYWWDVYQPYSYSLNSRFGSQAKFSAMITACHKAGVKVYTDAVINHTAAQTGTGYDGTTITNKYSTPNWSRTDYHDSSECPTSDLTIQDYSNLTQVQNCELLGLPDLKTESDTVRAGLANYLNSQLALGVDGFRVDAAKHIPEADLAAIESKLTNTTSGTAPYVFQEIYPGATPQPSDYYASGDALDFTYASKLKSAFQGNVSDLSSIESSGILPAANSVSFVTNHDTERNGLHLSYKDGDTYKLANLFQLAYRWSTPTVYASWEWTQSDQAPPNSSGFVTNTDCSGGAWYCLDRDTAVVGMVAWHNAADTAAVSDWQSKSSSVIGFGRSGKGFFALNNGTSSATYSFTTGMADGTYKNVVDGGKTTVTVSGGSASITFPAKSAVAFYNSSYTCTVGCSDAGGGSGDTVNATFNEYASTTSGTNVYVVGSIAALGGWDTSKAIQLSSSGYPIWSGEVSVPVNTSFTYKFVKKDSSGNVTWESNANRTATTTTSALSLNNSWNVADADATDVTFNENATTDWGTNVYVVGSIPSLGSWNTSDAIPLSSASYPNWSRLVIVPKSTSFDYKYLKKDGSGNVTWESGTNRSYTTGSSSGYTTSDTWK; encoded by the coding sequence ATGAGCAGACACCGACCCCCGGGTGTCCTCCGCCGCAGCGCGACCGCCGCGGCCGCAGGCGCCCTGGCACTGGCTGGAGCCATCGCACTTCCCGCGCCGGCCGCACAGGCGGACACCACCGCCAAGGGCGATGTGATCGCCAACCTGTGGGAGTGGAACTGGGACTCGGTCGCCGCCGAGTGCACCAACATCCTGGGCCCGACCGGCTACGGCGCGGTCCAGGTGGCACCGCCGGAGGAGTCCCTGAAGCAGTCGTCGTACTACTGGTGGGACGTCTACCAGCCGTACTCGTACAGCCTGAACAGCCGCTTCGGCAGCCAGGCGAAGTTCAGCGCCATGATCACCGCGTGCCACAAGGCGGGCGTGAAGGTCTACACGGACGCGGTGATCAACCACACCGCCGCGCAGACCGGCACGGGCTACGACGGCACGACGATCACCAACAAGTACTCCACCCCCAACTGGAGCCGGACCGACTATCACGACTCCAGCGAGTGCCCGACCTCGGACCTGACCATCCAGGACTACTCGAACCTGACCCAGGTCCAGAACTGCGAACTGCTCGGCCTGCCCGACCTCAAGACCGAGTCGGACACCGTCCGCGCCGGCCTCGCGAACTACCTCAACTCCCAGCTGGCGCTGGGTGTGGACGGCTTCCGGGTCGACGCGGCCAAGCACATCCCCGAGGCCGACCTGGCGGCGATCGAGTCCAAGCTGACGAACACGACGTCCGGGACGGCGCCGTACGTCTTCCAGGAGATCTACCCGGGTGCGACCCCGCAGCCGAGCGACTACTACGCCTCGGGTGACGCCCTGGACTTCACGTACGCGTCCAAGCTCAAGTCGGCCTTCCAGGGCAACGTCTCCGACCTGTCCTCGATCGAGAGCAGCGGCATCCTGCCGGCCGCGAACTCGGTCTCCTTCGTGACCAACCACGACACGGAACGCAACGGCCTGCACCTCTCCTACAAGGACGGCGACACCTACAAGCTCGCCAACCTCTTCCAGCTCGCCTACAGGTGGTCCACGCCCACGGTGTACGCCAGCTGGGAATGGACACAGAGCGACCAGGCCCCGCCGAACTCCTCGGGCTTCGTCACGAACACGGACTGCTCCGGCGGCGCCTGGTACTGCCTGGACCGCGACACGGCCGTGGTCGGCATGGTGGCCTGGCACAACGCGGCCGATACGGCAGCCGTCTCCGACTGGCAGAGCAAGTCCTCGTCCGTCATCGGCTTCGGCCGCAGCGGCAAGGGCTTCTTCGCCCTGAACAACGGTACGAGCAGCGCGACTTACTCGTTCACAACGGGCATGGCGGACGGCACGTACAAGAACGTCGTCGACGGCGGCAAGACGACGGTGACCGTGTCGGGCGGCAGCGCGTCGATCACCTTCCCGGCGAAGAGCGCGGTCGCCTTCTACAACTCGTCCTACACCTGCACGGTCGGCTGCTCCGACGCGGGCGGCGGCTCGGGCGACACGGTGAACGCGACGTTCAACGAGTACGCGTCCACGACGTCCGGCACGAACGTGTACGTGGTCGGGTCCATCGCGGCCCTGGGCGGCTGGGACACCTCGAAGGCGATCCAGCTGTCCTCGTCCGGCTACCCGATCTGGTCGGGCGAGGTGAGCGTGCCGGTGAACACGTCGTTCACCTACAAGTTCGTCAAGAAGGACAGCTCGGGCAATGTGACCTGGGAGTCGAACGCCAACAGGACGGCGACCACGACCACTTCGGCCCTCTCGCTCAACAACTCCTGGAATGTGGCGGACGCCGACGCCACCGACGTCACCTTCAACGAGAACGCGACCACCGACTGGGGCACCAACGTCTACGTCGTGGGCTCGATCCCGTCCCTCGGCTCCTGGAACACGAGCGACGCGATCCCGCTGTCCTCGGCGTCGTACCCGAACTGGAGCCGGCTGGTCATCGTCCCCAAGAGCACGTCCTTCGACTACAAATACCTGAAGAAGGACGGCTCCGGAAACGTGACCTGGGAGTCCGGGACGAACCGCTCGTACACGACGGGCAGTTCGTCGGGCTACACGACGAGCGACACCTGGAAGTAG